A genome region from Hevea brasiliensis isolate MT/VB/25A 57/8 chromosome 9, ASM3005281v1, whole genome shotgun sequence includes the following:
- the LOC110663352 gene encoding growth-regulating factor 8, producing MSSTECAKAKAWDVGLVLRMQAKESCRVMSNHEASQLLSSSSSSGGGGGGGGGPMFYSRSNRVACFGDIYDAVDSGSSSTSGASDAAAVGKPLHPFNSSYTFNPLGEMTPSVNAGVPFTAAQWQELERQTIIYKYIMASVPVPPELLTPITKTQTNIPSSQSHVLKGSLELGISSCNSDPEPWRCKRTDGKKWRCSRDVAPDQKYCERHSHKSRPRSRKPVELHADSMANSSYITNTRLPNQKSNFSSHTNSHLSIFPTAMVSAATSYDQPRSLEWFLKGETVPVASNSNQQWRHLKGDSSKGDEKVYHFQHHYRGGQLDSNSYMDLKGSHSLQTHRLNDSCSLLLSAKSATSLEATLNPNNQTQAQETRHFLDTWSSALGEITAGIGNDCCVSSNEKLLPLSSLTLSMCGRTETSEENENAQGGSFGIMGSDKDGVGVQRPQWMTHGSWMGSSGGPLAEALCLGISNSAKADSKLASSHGSSYGTNAGMNSTS from the exons ATGAGTTCGACGGAATGTGCTAAAGCTAAAGCCTGGGATGTTGGGTTGGTTTTAAGGATGCAAGCTAAAGAATCTTGTAGAGTCATGTCTAATCATGAAGCTTCTCAGTTATTATCATCCTCTTctagtagtggtggtggtggcggcgGTGGTGGTGGTCCCATGTTTTATAGTAGAAGCAACCGTGTTGCGTGCTTTGGCGATATATACGATGCGGTCGATTCTGGTTCTAGTTCTACTTCCGGTGCTAGTGATGCAGCTGCTGTGGGAAAGCCTCTGCATCCCTTCAATTCTTCTTATACCTTCAATCCCTTAG GAGAAATGACACCATCTGTGAATGCGGGAGTCCCTTTCACAGCAGCTCAGTGGCAAGAGCTGGAGAGACAGACCATCATTTACAAGTACATAATGGCCTCTGTTCCTGTGCCTCCTGAGCTACTTACACCCATCACAAAAACTCAAACAAACATCCCTTCCTCACAATCCCACG TGTTAAAAGGTTCTTTAGAATTGGGGATTTCGAGCTGTAACTCGGATCCGGAGCCATGGAGATGTAAAAGAACAGATGGAAAGAAATGGAGGTGCTCTAGAGATGTGGCTCCAGACCAGAAGTATTGTGAGAGGCACTCTCATAAGAGCCGTCCCCGTTCAAGAAAGCCTGTGGAATTACACGCCGACTCCATGGCCAACAGTAGCTATATTACTAATACTCGCTTGCCTAATCAAAAATCAAACTTTTCCAGTCACACAAACTCTCATTTATCTATCTTTCCTACTGCCATGGTCTCCGCTGCCACCTCATATGATCAACCCAG GAGCTTGGAATGGTTCTTGAAGGGTGAGACGGTTCCTGTTGCTAGTAATTCCAATCAACAGTGGCGTCATCTGAAGGGAGACAGCAGCAAGGGCGATGAGAAAGTATATCATTTTCAACACCATTATAGAGGAGGACAGCTGGACTCAAATTCATATATGGATTTAAAAGGTAGCCACTCATTGCAAACTCATCGCCTAAATGATAGTTGCAGCTTGTTATTAAGCGCCAAATCAGCAACCTCCTTAGAAGCAACTCTAAATCCCAACAACCAGACACAAGCGCAAGAGACAAGGCACTTCCTAGATACTTGGTCATCGGCACTGGGAGAGATCACCGCTGGAATTGGCAACGATTGTTGTGTTTCTTCAAACGAGAAGCTACTGCCACTCTCGTCTCTGACCTTGTCGATGTGTGGAAGAACCGAAACTAGTGAAGAAAACGAAAATGCACAAGGGGGAAGTTTTGGGATCATGGGATCGGACAAAGATGGTGTGGGTGTCCAGAGACCCCAGTGGATGACCCATGGTTCATGGATGGGTTCATCAGGTGGACCATTAGCTGAAGCCTTGTGCCTTGGCATTTCAAATAGTGCAAAAGCTGATTCGAAGTTGGCATCTTCTCATGGCAGCAGCTACGGCACCAATGCCGGTATGAACAGCACAagctaa